A stretch of the Symmachiella macrocystis genome encodes the following:
- a CDS encoding glycosyltransferase, with protein MPVYNRQEYVRKAVESILTQSFTDFEFIIVNDGSTDSATEILHEFATRDTRIVLIEQSNSGYVRALNRGLDVARGQFVARMDSDDISLPDRLANQVRYLQRHSEVVAVGGQAIKIDQRGDCFGSSNCPLLHDEIDTQLLQHVALGHKITRGTLFHPTIMLRSVAIQQVGKYRPDFEPAEDRDLWLRLSEIGKLANLPQFLLKYRVHSDMVSHARRSEQNDNALLAIADAYRRRGQMMPSIPKAMPTQQSKPSYLSDEARAMSAARSGFFRTANKYALWVLWRRPWRLRAWQALVMSCTGRTSVDRWGD; from the coding sequence ATGCCTGTGTACAACCGCCAGGAATACGTTCGCAAAGCCGTCGAGAGCATTTTGACGCAGTCGTTTACCGATTTCGAATTCATTATCGTAAATGATGGTTCGACGGACTCTGCCACCGAAATCCTACACGAATTCGCGACACGCGATACGCGCATCGTGTTGATTGAACAAAGTAACAGCGGTTATGTGCGGGCATTGAATCGAGGCTTGGATGTGGCGCGAGGTCAGTTTGTCGCAAGGATGGACTCAGATGACATCTCACTGCCGGACCGACTCGCTAACCAGGTGCGCTATCTGCAGCGACATTCTGAAGTCGTTGCGGTAGGCGGTCAAGCGATTAAAATCGACCAACGAGGTGATTGTTTCGGGTCGTCAAATTGTCCCTTGTTGCACGACGAAATCGATACGCAACTACTTCAACACGTTGCCTTGGGCCACAAGATAACGCGAGGTACGTTGTTTCACCCTACTATCATGTTACGAAGCGTGGCAATTCAACAAGTCGGGAAGTATCGACCGGACTTTGAGCCGGCCGAGGATCGAGACTTGTGGTTGCGACTTAGCGAAATCGGGAAACTTGCGAACCTACCGCAATTCCTTTTGAAGTACCGCGTACATTCAGACATGGTTTCTCATGCACGCCGTTCAGAACAGAACGACAACGCATTACTTGCCATCGCAGACGCATACCGCCGTCGCGGACAAATGATGCCGTCGATACCAAAAGCCATGCCAACCCAGCAATCGAAGCCATCATATTTGTCCGATGAAGCCAGAGCGATGTCAGCGGCACGCAGCGGATTCTTTAGGACAGCTAACAAGTATGCACTTTGGGTTCTTTGGCGACGCCCTTGGCGGTTGAGGGCCTGGCAAGCCCTCGTGATGTCGTGTACGGGAAGAACTTCAGTCGATCGCTGGGGTGATTGA
- a CDS encoding methyltransferase domain-containing protein, with translation MHHLLEESPDALEKAIDGLLRQTEANSRLGEYIVGEGRAGWKFLLPIREAATVLDLGCGWGGIAHSLAKSCGDVIAMDSTMERMRFLKQRANRDGLNNLNCVCSGDGNQLPFANETFDIIIINGVLEWVPSGRKGDPGAIQKAFLGEVRRVLRDNGTLFLGIENRYSWKTWFRQPDGHTGLRYVPWLPRRLADLYSQFHGRGSYRNYLYGRAQYQTLLEEVGFQESSFYVPLPGYDHPSKMVPLSDNDRLRQSVIRPEKSSLKRFRQSVKASLTARFPDAYGIVTNNPGAPPSFLDSFCEFLAEKIPRHFSNRPEVTDYRINGEMGMVTVILADGGNGDHARSVLKLPLHSRSDQDVKREADNLTLIQEQRHPYGKLRSSIPSAVGCDDYEGQTYALFSYIRGHDGDIYSRKRGRRELAIDEASKFAMKMHVESKHAFAESTSTPCELVHNCAKQVLTIAATSGQAKSLELLVDKLSAQLSNRPTDLVLGHGDFKLANCIFDPATGYLNGVIDWGAGLRPELPLFDLSFLIVDACSQMAGKSLPNELESWISGEWLYPEMHRILAKYAKTLNLTFDDEDIQILGAYQWLKRMTPLADGYESRRFDYRYVDSMFQAILPE, from the coding sequence ATGCACCATTTGTTAGAGGAATCACCAGATGCCTTGGAAAAGGCGATCGACGGTTTACTAAGACAAACAGAAGCCAATTCTCGGCTAGGTGAGTACATTGTTGGTGAAGGGCGAGCAGGGTGGAAATTTCTGCTACCAATTCGAGAAGCAGCCACGGTACTTGATCTTGGATGCGGATGGGGCGGGATCGCCCATAGTCTGGCAAAATCATGCGGTGACGTCATTGCGATGGATAGTACGATGGAGCGGATGCGATTTCTCAAACAGCGGGCAAATCGCGATGGTCTCAATAACCTAAACTGCGTTTGCAGCGGTGACGGCAATCAGCTCCCTTTCGCTAATGAAACATTTGACATCATCATTATCAATGGTGTACTTGAATGGGTTCCCAGCGGACGGAAAGGAGATCCGGGCGCAATCCAGAAGGCATTTCTCGGAGAAGTTCGTCGGGTTTTGCGTGACAACGGAACACTTTTTCTTGGTATCGAAAATCGCTACTCGTGGAAGACATGGTTTCGCCAGCCAGATGGACACACCGGACTCCGATATGTTCCATGGCTTCCTCGGCGACTGGCCGATTTGTATTCGCAATTTCACGGACGTGGTAGCTATCGGAACTATTTGTACGGTCGCGCTCAGTATCAAACACTTCTTGAAGAGGTGGGATTTCAAGAGTCAAGTTTCTATGTGCCCCTTCCCGGCTATGATCATCCAAGTAAAATGGTGCCACTGTCCGATAATGACCGACTAAGGCAAAGTGTCATTCGCCCCGAGAAGTCGTCTCTTAAACGCTTTCGTCAGTCCGTAAAGGCGTCTTTGACTGCACGGTTTCCCGATGCCTATGGAATCGTTACTAACAATCCAGGGGCACCGCCGTCGTTTCTCGATAGTTTTTGCGAATTTCTTGCGGAAAAGATTCCGAGGCACTTTTCAAATCGTCCGGAAGTCACTGACTACCGAATTAATGGCGAAATGGGAATGGTGACTGTGATTCTTGCAGACGGTGGGAATGGTGACCATGCTCGCTCGGTCCTAAAACTTCCATTGCATAGTCGTAGTGATCAAGACGTCAAGCGTGAGGCAGACAATCTGACTCTCATTCAGGAGCAACGCCATCCTTACGGGAAATTGCGATCTTCGATACCAAGCGCAGTCGGCTGCGATGACTATGAAGGTCAGACGTACGCCCTATTCAGTTACATTCGCGGACACGACGGTGATATTTATTCCCGGAAACGCGGACGCCGCGAATTGGCGATCGACGAAGCTTCTAAATTCGCAATGAAAATGCATGTTGAATCCAAGCACGCATTCGCTGAATCCACAAGCACTCCCTGTGAATTGGTCCACAATTGTGCCAAACAAGTACTCACCATTGCCGCAACTTCGGGACAGGCAAAGTCACTTGAACTATTGGTAGACAAACTCAGCGCACAGTTGTCGAATCGTCCGACAGACCTTGTATTGGGGCATGGAGATTTTAAGCTAGCCAACTGTATTTTCGATCCTGCGACAGGTTACCTCAACGGTGTTATTGATTGGGGGGCGGGGCTAAGGCCAGAACTTCCGTTATTTGACCTCTCCTTCCTAATCGTTGATGCGTGTTCGCAAATGGCCGGTAAATCTCTGCCAAATGAGCTTGAATCGTGGATTTCGGGAGAATGGTTGTACCCAGAGATGCACCGAATTCTTGCCAAATACGCAAAAACGCTCAATCTAACTTTTGACGATGAGGACATCCAAATTCTTGGAGCATACCAGTGGTTAAAGCGGATGACACCTCTTGCCGACGGATATGAATCGCGGCGGTTTGATTATCGCTATGTTGACTCGATGTTCCAAGCAATCTTGCCGGAGTGA
- a CDS encoding glycosyltransferase family 2 protein, whose amino-acid sequence MKHSPTITVVIVAYHGKRWLAECVRTLLDGCQMPIYLVLVDNDGENGIDALPLEDFQHTVLETPCPMGFAEANNFALNEIGLDSEYVCFLNQDTRSEAGWITACLECFERHSKLGAVTPLLMTYDGEQSEPNALACGRQSVEFCEAEAANDFGGRFFEVPEIPATAMIVRSDVLRQVGPFDPIFGSYYEDYDLCHRIREAGYSVGICTAGLVAHYCGSATTTENSNRRRMRQIIRNRAIYRCRTTGNHRLGTVGGQFFRTLPHHLCRGLFRTPSSQPVSTTLAAHWDMLCILRRLMSAKNDRAAWNAYLDEIGWHKDRMQQTSPPEFENTLAQ is encoded by the coding sequence ATGAAACACTCCCCAACCATCACCGTTGTCATCGTCGCATACCACGGAAAGCGATGGCTCGCCGAGTGCGTGAGGACTCTTCTTGACGGCTGCCAGATGCCGATTTACCTCGTGCTCGTCGACAACGACGGAGAAAACGGGATTGATGCGTTGCCACTTGAAGACTTTCAGCACACAGTCTTAGAAACACCGTGTCCGATGGGGTTTGCTGAAGCGAATAATTTTGCATTGAACGAAATTGGCCTCGACTCTGAGTATGTCTGTTTTCTCAATCAGGATACACGAAGTGAGGCAGGATGGATTACTGCTTGCCTGGAATGCTTTGAACGGCATTCCAAGCTGGGAGCGGTGACGCCTCTGCTGATGACTTACGATGGGGAACAATCGGAGCCGAATGCTTTGGCTTGTGGTCGGCAATCGGTGGAGTTTTGTGAAGCGGAAGCGGCGAATGACTTCGGCGGACGATTTTTTGAAGTTCCTGAGATTCCTGCAACTGCGATGATCGTCCGGTCAGATGTACTCCGGCAAGTGGGGCCGTTTGATCCTATTTTTGGAAGCTATTACGAAGACTATGATCTCTGCCATCGAATTCGCGAAGCGGGTTATTCTGTCGGCATCTGCACGGCGGGACTTGTGGCACATTATTGCGGATCGGCGACGACAACAGAAAATTCAAACCGGCGGCGCATGCGGCAAATTATCCGGAACCGGGCGATCTACCGTTGTCGTACCACTGGTAACCATCGACTGGGTACAGTCGGTGGTCAATTCTTTCGGACTTTGCCGCATCACCTTTGCCGAGGACTTTTTCGTACTCCCTCGTCACAGCCCGTGTCGACTACGCTGGCAGCCCATTGGGACATGCTTTGTATCCTGCGACGATTGATGTCGGCCAAGAATGACCGAGCCGCTTGGAACGCATATTTGGATGAAATTGGTTGGCATAAAGATCGCATGCAGCAAACGAGTCCGCCAGAGTTTGAGAACACCCTCGCCCAGTGA
- a CDS encoding glycosyltransferase family 4 protein → MKILHINAHLNFQGGIETYLLSLMPRLEELGHSQVVAFSEGHAELAPHAHQIQGLSDFGAKAEKAGYARFSRLLEAERPDVVHLHNIHNIGPIRACLDTVPTVVTAHDYRYICPASNFYFRRTAEVCPSNCGPHCFSNAVVKRCLTPRPGIAWNYYRRVKWIAANSHRFANVIAPSGYAASRYVQSGFSTDQVDVLPYFCPMLPEATPRSLPDQQNIVFLGRLSENKGVRYFIEALGLLPESVRGLVVGNLNSARTDELQNLATQSNCRGRLEMRAWAGRDEIRSIIKNASLLVFPSIWAETLGIVGLEALACGVPAVASDIGGVREWLHHGENGLLVPPKDKHAFAEAIREILDNPQRAQQMGERGIALVKSKFSVERHLDGLVDIYTEACGKEKDEVAKSMTSELEHRVSDAV, encoded by the coding sequence GTGAAAATCCTCCACATCAACGCACACCTCAACTTCCAAGGTGGAATTGAGACGTACCTGCTGTCGCTCATGCCGCGGCTTGAAGAACTGGGGCACTCCCAAGTCGTTGCATTTTCCGAAGGCCATGCTGAACTGGCACCACACGCCCATCAGATTCAAGGTCTTAGTGATTTCGGTGCGAAGGCGGAGAAGGCTGGATATGCGAGGTTTAGTCGACTATTGGAGGCGGAGAGGCCAGATGTCGTTCATCTGCATAATATCCATAACATTGGGCCCATTCGAGCTTGCCTGGACACCGTCCCGACGGTTGTGACGGCTCACGACTATCGGTACATCTGCCCTGCTTCGAATTTCTATTTTCGGCGGACTGCTGAAGTTTGCCCGTCGAACTGCGGACCGCATTGTTTTTCCAATGCAGTTGTCAAACGTTGCCTCACTCCGCGGCCCGGAATTGCTTGGAACTATTATCGACGCGTGAAATGGATCGCAGCGAATTCGCATCGTTTTGCAAACGTGATTGCGCCCAGCGGGTATGCCGCTAGCCGGTATGTCCAGTCCGGTTTCTCGACCGATCAGGTCGACGTGTTACCCTATTTTTGTCCAATGCTTCCTGAAGCAACGCCGCGGTCATTGCCGGATCAACAGAACATCGTTTTTCTTGGCCGACTCAGCGAAAACAAGGGCGTTCGTTATTTCATCGAGGCTCTCGGGTTGCTACCGGAATCTGTACGCGGTCTGGTTGTCGGAAACTTGAATTCTGCTCGGACGGATGAACTTCAAAACTTGGCGACTCAATCCAATTGTCGTGGTCGCCTAGAAATGCGGGCCTGGGCGGGCCGTGACGAAATTCGCTCTATTATTAAGAATGCCAGCCTATTAGTGTTTCCCTCGATCTGGGCTGAGACTCTTGGAATCGTTGGGTTGGAGGCATTGGCGTGTGGTGTCCCTGCGGTGGCGAGCGATATTGGCGGAGTACGGGAGTGGCTGCACCACGGCGAAAACGGCTTGCTTGTTCCTCCCAAAGACAAGCATGCTTTTGCAGAGGCAATTCGGGAAATCCTTGATAATCCCCAGCGGGCTCAACAGATGGGCGAACGCGGTATCGCACTCGTGAAATCTAAGTTCAGTGTCGAACGGCACCTCGATGGACTCGTCGACATTTATACGGAAGCGTGCGGTAAAGAAAAGGACGAAGTCGCGAAATCAATGACCTCTGAACTCGAACACAGGGTTTCGGATGCAGTCTAG
- a CDS encoding glycosyltransferase has protein sequence MRVLFYLLFPGSGIGRYTHELLTHLSTQDDVDAELACLPTFHWLAEAEYKTWTGLREIGHSIAWRRRLRFLTAQFANPQLLCRRIDEQRADIVHFSNINHFSFPFWRRALDATGVKVVATVHDVRRQAAMVNRRYETHQLKNFYRRADALFVHSQAQADDLAEFAGINLEKLHVVPHGPYDYGLPSAARDTLRNKYGLPLDKQIALFFGNIRDEKNLTGLLKVLPVFRENLHLVVAGRAGAKGHCTIANYQALSRSLEISDSVTFIDGYIPDCDIPDLFQLCDWVALPYREHFTSQSGVLNVAAQYKRPVLVSSAPTFIETLNQCDIGVVTDADDAARLKMGVEEIMNRIQSRYEHAFEEYITQFGWEENAARTIEVYSALCGTTSVGTFPSTNPESQPN, from the coding sequence ATGCGTGTATTGTTTTACCTTCTCTTCCCAGGAAGTGGGATTGGCAGATATACGCATGAACTATTGACTCATCTTTCGACGCAAGATGACGTTGATGCTGAACTCGCCTGCCTCCCAACTTTTCATTGGCTGGCCGAAGCGGAATACAAGACTTGGACTGGGCTTCGAGAAATTGGGCACTCGATCGCATGGCGACGTCGACTGCGGTTTCTCACGGCTCAGTTTGCGAACCCACAACTACTTTGCCGGCGAATTGACGAACAGCGTGCTGACATTGTTCATTTTTCTAACATCAATCACTTTAGCTTCCCATTCTGGAGACGGGCGCTCGATGCTACGGGCGTGAAAGTCGTCGCGACCGTCCACGACGTGCGGCGACAGGCAGCTATGGTCAATCGCCGTTACGAAACCCACCAGCTGAAGAACTTCTATCGCAGAGCCGATGCCCTATTTGTTCACAGCCAAGCACAAGCCGACGATCTTGCCGAGTTTGCAGGCATCAACCTGGAAAAGTTACATGTCGTTCCACACGGTCCCTACGACTACGGACTCCCATCTGCGGCCCGCGACACATTGCGCAATAAATACGGCTTGCCTTTGGATAAACAGATCGCTCTCTTTTTCGGCAATATTCGTGACGAAAAGAATTTGACCGGTCTGCTAAAAGTACTTCCGGTTTTCCGTGAGAATCTTCATCTCGTCGTTGCCGGCCGTGCCGGAGCCAAAGGGCACTGCACGATTGCCAATTATCAAGCGCTCTCGCGATCACTCGAAATCTCGGATTCGGTGACCTTCATTGACGGCTACATCCCTGATTGCGACATACCGGACCTGTTCCAACTCTGCGACTGGGTCGCATTGCCCTACCGAGAGCATTTCACATCCCAAAGCGGCGTTCTCAATGTTGCGGCACAGTACAAACGTCCGGTACTCGTCTCCTCTGCCCCTACGTTTATAGAAACGCTCAATCAGTGCGATATTGGTGTCGTCACCGATGCGGATGATGCAGCACGATTGAAAATGGGTGTGGAAGAAATCATGAACCGCATCCAAAGTCGTTACGAACACGCGTTTGAAGAATACATCACCCAATTTGGATGGGAAGAAAACGCCGCTCGCACGATAGAAGTGTATTCAGCGCTGTGCGGCACTACTTCAGTAGGAACTTTCCCATCCACAAATCCGGAGTCGCAGCCCAACTGA
- a CDS encoding glycosyltransferase produces the protein MPGVNLSRWRGSSKSTFWNSGIVKRLRAGRYDAIIIGGYNHVTMWAAMRFAARQGIPFFLMCESHLKKERQSWKRWIKRPVVQWVVKHAAGGFPTGTLAGRYLESYGAKPSTLAHVPNAPDVEMIASRTSDLRSRREQLRREYGLDGGPVALFVGRLIPMKRVDLLIRAFHAAPISQSASLVIVGDGPMRSELETMVADLGLTSRVRFVGFLQPPNVVEWYSLADLFVLPSSEPWGVVVLEALASGLPVIVTDEVGCHPDVVNSPLVGDIVPAGQLEELTSALQRRLSQANAYSTVQKEWGPVLQSLCYNRIAHSFVKNIRTGNDCRTTSVTVAH, from the coding sequence ATGCCCGGGGTCAACCTGAGTCGCTGGCGAGGCAGTTCAAAATCAACGTTTTGGAATTCAGGTATTGTAAAACGACTACGTGCCGGCCGTTATGATGCAATCATTATTGGCGGATACAACCATGTCACAATGTGGGCCGCGATGCGTTTCGCGGCGAGACAAGGGATCCCATTTTTCCTCATGTGCGAGTCGCATTTGAAAAAAGAACGGCAATCCTGGAAACGTTGGATCAAACGCCCCGTCGTGCAATGGGTCGTTAAACACGCCGCCGGCGGGTTTCCAACGGGCACTCTCGCTGGCCGATACCTAGAGAGTTACGGAGCAAAACCGTCCACGCTGGCCCATGTGCCCAACGCGCCGGATGTTGAAATGATTGCGTCGAGGACGAGCGATCTTCGCTCGCGACGTGAACAGTTGCGACGTGAATACGGACTGGACGGTGGGCCTGTTGCCCTATTCGTTGGCCGGCTGATACCGATGAAACGTGTTGATTTGCTGATACGTGCTTTTCACGCCGCGCCCATTTCGCAATCCGCTAGTTTGGTCATCGTTGGCGACGGCCCGATGCGAAGTGAACTAGAAACGATGGTCGCAGACTTAGGGCTCACGTCGCGCGTCCGTTTCGTGGGATTTTTACAACCTCCAAACGTAGTGGAGTGGTATTCTCTGGCTGACTTGTTCGTCCTCCCATCCTCAGAACCTTGGGGGGTTGTTGTCTTAGAGGCTCTTGCATCAGGACTACCAGTCATTGTGACCGATGAAGTTGGCTGCCATCCCGACGTAGTGAACTCACCACTCGTAGGCGACATCGTACCGGCCGGCCAGCTCGAAGAGTTGACTTCGGCATTGCAACGCCGCCTATCACAGGCCAATGCGTATTCAACCGTGCAAAAAGAGTGGGGCCCTGTATTGCAATCACTTTGCTACAACCGTATCGCTCACAGCTTCGTCAAGAACATACGGACCGGCAATGATTGTCGGACGACTAGTGTGACGGTAGCACACTGA
- a CDS encoding O-antigen ligase family protein has product MLLAPLSSATALEGGTALKISRLATTLLIVTIGVVFYRCFYLRQAFGSFVAFVFLFVLAACWSTSPTWGLFHKGLFALTVLSGGCLGYSVRDFEDLRKGMRWLSMVSALAAFAVAFFYLRDPAQAVQGERLSLWGMNANTIGQTAAPLWMFCLYLGLYERSRWWKAVGFGVSLLLTLIILGTGSRAACVMAATGGFFLALSFIKRPAVFALLTVTAFVGVVVFQSFRPEEITGVGRMSEDLFKDTRSGVWSYAIKQFSESPVIGQGWLHWGTHSANVMNIYLHTIAETGVFGGAILFASLAMVAFRMLRMFTIAARSNLDKSTPFLALAFTAAPLVHGLAESATFLGTSINALMLGFGIALIDRIPEMAQSKRPSFRQIGRRHKSSTRSGRGVVVVRRRECSNHLLQAQLSK; this is encoded by the coding sequence TTGTTGCTTGCTCCACTTTCATCCGCGACTGCGTTGGAAGGCGGAACCGCGTTAAAAATATCGCGACTGGCGACGACACTGCTCATCGTCACGATCGGCGTTGTGTTTTATCGGTGCTTTTATCTTCGCCAGGCATTCGGCAGCTTTGTCGCGTTTGTGTTCCTATTTGTACTGGCTGCCTGTTGGAGCACATCGCCGACTTGGGGGCTGTTTCACAAAGGGTTGTTTGCGTTAACCGTGCTTTCCGGGGGATGCCTGGGATACTCGGTGCGTGATTTTGAAGACCTGAGAAAAGGTATGCGCTGGTTATCCATGGTTTCCGCGTTGGCCGCTTTTGCCGTCGCGTTTTTCTATTTAAGGGATCCGGCACAGGCAGTGCAAGGAGAACGATTGTCGCTGTGGGGTATGAATGCCAATACAATTGGGCAAACGGCGGCGCCGCTGTGGATGTTCTGCCTCTACCTTGGCTTGTACGAGCGATCACGATGGTGGAAAGCTGTCGGATTCGGTGTCTCACTTCTTTTGACGTTGATCATTTTGGGAACCGGAAGTCGAGCTGCCTGCGTAATGGCCGCCACGGGAGGATTCTTCTTGGCATTGTCGTTCATAAAACGACCAGCCGTATTCGCGTTGCTTACGGTTACGGCTTTCGTCGGGGTGGTCGTTTTCCAATCCTTCCGCCCAGAAGAAATTACCGGTGTCGGTCGCATGTCGGAGGATCTTTTCAAAGACACACGTTCCGGAGTCTGGTCATACGCAATCAAACAATTTTCTGAAAGCCCCGTGATCGGTCAAGGCTGGCTACATTGGGGAACTCACTCGGCAAATGTCATGAACATTTATCTGCACACAATTGCAGAGACCGGCGTTTTTGGTGGCGCAATTCTTTTTGCATCCTTGGCCATGGTCGCATTTCGCATGCTGAGAATGTTTACAATTGCTGCCCGATCCAATCTGGACAAAAGTACGCCTTTCCTCGCCTTAGCTTTTACAGCAGCACCGCTTGTCCACGGACTCGCGGAATCGGCTACGTTTCTCGGCACCAGCATCAATGCACTTATGCTGGGCTTCGGGATCGCACTAATTGACCGGATTCCGGAAATGGCTCAAAGTAAGCGCCCTTCTTTCCGTCAGATTGGTCGCCGACACAAGTCATCAACGAGATCCGGCCGCGGTGTTGTGGTCGTGCGACGTCGAGAATGCTCCAATCACCTTCTGCAGGCACAACTGAGTAAATGA
- a CDS encoding glycosyltransferase — MKILHVIHSVDPRSGGPSHAIRSLLSAQIAAGKDVSLLATTTQSAEPWEPRERYVEIMLADPSFFGAEVHLGRAYGRRHPLNRFAFSPDCNRWLHRTLSEANTRPDLVHIHGTFSHLTNSAARAARKFRVPYIVRPAGNLDPQCFRMGSHWLKQIFTQFTLRTDLCHAAFVHAMSEDEEQAILSWLPENRIHVIPHGIAIPEINDDNSRQELYARFPELRGKRVLLFLGRIAAIKRPEVAVRAMAQLRLDFPDSVLLIAGHDAGHLSETRDAVESCGLTDDIVFSGFLSGRLKQAALTVADVFVLPSIHENFGVAVVEAMAHGTPVVVTPEVATHVFVDNSGAGLTVPGNADAFAEAIARILSANPMEMGLRGRQYVEKHLTWPVVETELTSFYKMAIRQTRRHISPELNHD, encoded by the coding sequence ATGAAAATCCTTCACGTGATCCATAGCGTAGATCCGCGATCCGGCGGACCGAGCCATGCAATTCGCAGCTTGTTGAGTGCACAAATTGCGGCTGGGAAAGACGTATCGTTGCTTGCCACGACCACGCAATCGGCGGAGCCTTGGGAACCGCGTGAACGATATGTCGAAATAATGCTGGCGGATCCGAGTTTCTTCGGCGCAGAGGTCCACCTGGGGCGCGCCTACGGCCGCCGGCATCCGCTCAATCGGTTCGCATTTTCTCCGGATTGCAACCGATGGCTACACCGAACGTTGTCTGAGGCCAATACACGACCCGATTTGGTCCATATCCATGGCACATTCAGTCATCTGACGAATTCCGCTGCGAGGGCAGCTCGCAAATTTCGGGTTCCGTACATCGTTAGGCCAGCCGGCAACCTTGATCCGCAATGTTTCCGTATGGGTAGTCATTGGTTGAAACAGATCTTTACACAGTTCACGCTACGCACAGATCTCTGCCACGCCGCGTTTGTTCACGCCATGTCGGAGGACGAGGAGCAGGCAATTTTGTCCTGGCTACCTGAAAATCGTATCCACGTGATTCCCCATGGAATTGCAATTCCCGAAATCAATGACGATAACTCCCGCCAGGAACTGTACGCCCGTTTCCCAGAACTTAGGGGCAAACGCGTTTTACTTTTTCTCGGCCGCATTGCGGCAATCAAAAGACCGGAGGTTGCTGTAAGAGCGATGGCACAACTGCGATTGGACTTCCCAGATTCCGTATTGTTGATCGCGGGACATGACGCTGGTCACCTTTCAGAAACCCGCGACGCAGTCGAGAGTTGCGGCTTGACTGACGACATCGTCTTCTCTGGATTTCTATCCGGGAGACTGAAGCAGGCAGCCCTTACAGTCGCGGATGTATTCGTACTGCCTTCGATCCACGAGAATTTTGGAGTCGCAGTCGTTGAGGCAATGGCACATGGAACACCCGTTGTGGTGACCCCCGAGGTGGCGACGCATGTTTTCGTCGACAATTCAGGGGCGGGTCTCACAGTGCCAGGTAACGCAGACGCATTTGCCGAAGCTATAGCTCGCATTCTTTCTGCCAATCCAATGGAAATGGGACTTCGGGGCAGGCAATATGTTGAAAAGCACTTAACTTGGCCGGTCGTTGAAACGGAACTTACTAGCTTTTACAAAATGGCCATTAGACAAACTCGACGCCACATTTCCCCTGAGTTAAATCATGATTGA